From one Saprospiraceae bacterium genomic stretch:
- a CDS encoding sulfatase-like hydrolase/transferase, with amino-acid sequence MKILLRFFIVHIAYWLLVAWWARVLFVLYHWGEYDAGINLINTFVYGCRLDFSLSCYITSLALLLAWCYDWSAYKLFDQLRRYWQVIALSIYLLITVADLVVYKHWATKLNLTALSFARHPAEVMASIGQGDHLMIVGLVFLISFLGLWWLYRVLANPIQPEFSKTFSERLRSGLAYLGLIGLSFIGIRGGLQLEPINQSSAYFSDVPLYNNTSINATWNLMNKVVNNHGGANPYHFGTSQAVDQVLKDFYQKDTTPYILSKVIKPNIVFILLEGFTADVIPAFGGESGLTPIIDSLVGQGLIWPHFYANGDRTYKGLPSILNGFPTRPVGSIIQNNDLTSDIPSMTKSLQKKGYSSSFYYGGESEFANIKSYLINTGFERIIDIRDFPADYRGIKWGVADHYVFERMAKDLHQEKQPFFSCILTLSSHEPYDIPIAPLIHSKTWPDLFRNTVYYTDQSLGRFLQLAQGQSWFDSTLFVLTADHGNPMPRDYTNNFDPGKFKIPMLIFGPALNDDLKGKSLNKIGSHTDLAYSLLSSLFKNDSLHLPYRFAHQLLDSTQTGSVFYTFDQGFGFVTEQGKMAYDLTADKVVFEEGSVSDSLIARGKLLMQGTFNPHMH; translated from the coding sequence GTGAAGATTTTACTTAGATTCTTTATTGTTCATATCGCATATTGGTTATTAGTAGCCTGGTGGGCACGTGTCCTTTTTGTTTTATATCATTGGGGCGAATACGATGCTGGAATTAATTTGATAAATACATTTGTCTACGGATGTAGACTGGATTTTTCTTTGAGTTGTTATATCACTTCACTTGCATTATTGTTGGCATGGTGTTATGATTGGAGTGCCTATAAATTATTTGATCAGTTACGCCGATACTGGCAAGTGATCGCTTTATCAATCTATCTTTTGATTACTGTAGCAGATTTGGTAGTATACAAACATTGGGCGACCAAGCTCAATCTTACTGCATTGTCTTTTGCCCGACACCCTGCAGAAGTCATGGCGAGCATTGGCCAGGGTGATCATCTGATGATCGTAGGTTTGGTGTTCCTGATCAGTTTTTTAGGTCTATGGTGGTTGTACCGTGTGCTAGCAAATCCAATTCAGCCAGAATTTTCAAAAACATTTTCTGAACGCCTGCGATCAGGGCTTGCCTACTTAGGCTTGATAGGCCTCTCATTTATAGGTATTCGCGGCGGCTTACAATTGGAACCTATCAATCAGAGTTCAGCATACTTTTCTGATGTTCCCCTGTACAATAACACCTCGATCAATGCTACATGGAACCTGATGAATAAAGTCGTAAACAATCATGGTGGTGCCAACCCTTATCATTTTGGCACTTCACAAGCGGTAGATCAGGTATTAAAAGATTTTTATCAGAAAGACACAACGCCGTATATTTTGAGCAAGGTGATAAAGCCCAATATTGTATTCATCCTGCTTGAAGGATTTACTGCGGATGTGATACCGGCCTTTGGAGGAGAATCAGGATTGACTCCTATTATAGATTCGTTAGTAGGGCAAGGATTGATCTGGCCTCACTTTTATGCCAATGGAGATCGTACTTACAAAGGGCTGCCTTCCATACTCAATGGATTTCCTACCAGGCCGGTTGGCTCGATCATTCAAAACAATGACCTGACAAGTGATATTCCATCTATGACCAAATCACTCCAAAAAAAGGGTTATTCCAGCTCGTTTTATTACGGAGGCGAATCAGAATTTGCCAATATCAAATCTTATCTGATCAATACCGGATTTGAAAGGATTATAGATATCAGGGACTTTCCTGCGGACTATCGGGGTATAAAATGGGGTGTGGCAGACCATTATGTCTTTGAGCGAATGGCCAAAGATCTACATCAGGAAAAGCAACCCTTCTTCAGTTGTATCCTCACCCTCAGTAGTCATGAGCCCTATGATATACCTATTGCCCCATTGATTCATAGTAAAACCTGGCCGGATCTTTTTAGAAATACAGTCTACTATACAGATCAAAGTCTGGGCCGGTTTTTACAACTAGCCCAAGGACAATCCTGGTTTGACTCTACCCTTTTTGTTCTCACTGCTGATCATGGCAATCCTATGCCAAGGGATTATACCAATAATTTTGACCCTGGCAAATTCAAGATCCCAATGTTGATATTTGGTCCTGCATTAAACGATGATTTGAAGGGAAAAAGTTTGAATAAAATTGGGTCCCATACCGATCTGGCTTATTCTCTTCTATCATCTCTCTTTAAGAACGATAGCCTCCATCTGCCCTACCGATTTGCCCATCAGCTATTAGATTCTACTCAAACCGGCAGTGTGTTTTATACTTTTGATCAAGGATTTGGCTTTGTAACCGAACAAGGCAAAATGGCTTATGATCTTACTGCAGACAAGGTGGTTTTTGAGGAAGGGAGTGTGTCGGATTCATTGATAGCTCGTGGTAAATTATTAATGCAGGGGACTTTCAATCCACATATGCATTAA
- a CDS encoding AGE family epimerase/isomerase, whose translation MTNELTVFYEEIRTEADRILSWWRMYAPDPIHGGFAGEIDQHNMPKVDADKGSVLHARILWTFSAAYRKLGHAEDLELARKAFNYLVTHFYDLQLGGVYWALKPNGDISNNRKQIYALAFAIYGLAEYFKITGDHAALDPAIHLYQAIEYHSQDPEFGGYFEAYSNEWGLLDDLRLSEKDRNDPKTMNTHLHLIEAYANLYLVWREPQLKVSIERLLEIFDKKIIQPNHHLALFFDKAWQKTSEAISYGHDIEASWLLHECAHILQDPDLYIYWSAKAIQIANAATEGIQHDGSFIHEYDPEHLHTDAHREWWVSAEGMVGFINAYLLTGDELYLQKVSRLWEFTKSHLLDHESGEWYWGVHADYTKMAEYKMGFWKCPYHNVRACFEIMERIEQIKSK comes from the coding sequence ATGACCAATGAGCTTACAGTGTTTTATGAAGAGATACGAACTGAAGCCGATCGTATCCTGTCCTGGTGGCGTATGTATGCCCCGGATCCTATTCACGGTGGCTTTGCTGGCGAAATAGATCAGCACAATATGCCCAAGGTGGATGCAGACAAAGGAAGTGTACTGCATGCACGGATCCTTTGGACTTTTTCAGCAGCTTATCGAAAACTTGGCCATGCCGAAGATCTCGAGCTGGCCCGGAAAGCATTCAATTATCTGGTGACGCATTTTTATGATCTGCAGCTAGGTGGTGTCTATTGGGCTTTAAAACCAAATGGAGACATTAGTAATAATAGAAAACAGATCTACGCACTTGCATTTGCCATCTACGGTTTGGCAGAATATTTTAAAATAACGGGTGATCATGCTGCACTGGATCCTGCCATCCACTTGTACCAGGCCATCGAATATCACAGCCAGGATCCGGAATTTGGTGGATATTTTGAAGCATATAGCAATGAATGGGGCCTATTGGATGACTTAAGACTCAGCGAAAAAGATCGCAATGATCCCAAGACGATGAATACCCACCTGCATCTCATTGAGGCTTATGCCAATCTCTATCTTGTCTGGAGAGAACCCCAACTTAAAGTATCCATAGAAAGACTCCTGGAAATATTTGATAAAAAAATTATTCAACCCAATCATCATCTGGCTTTGTTTTTTGATAAGGCCTGGCAAAAAACATCCGAAGCCATATCATACGGTCATGATATAGAGGCATCATGGCTACTACACGAATGCGCCCATATTTTACAGGATCCCGATTTGTATATCTACTGGAGCGCCAAGGCTATACAAATCGCCAACGCTGCCACAGAAGGTATTCAACATGATGGTAGTTTTATCCACGAATATGATCCTGAGCATTTACACACCGATGCTCACCGTGAGTGGTGGGTCAGTGCAGAAGGTATGGTTGGATTTATCAATGCGTATCTCCTGACAGGCGACGAGCTATATCTGCAGAAAGTGTCCAGGCTATGGGAGTTTACCAAATCACACCTGTTAGATCACGAGTCCGGCGAATGGTACTGGGGAGTACATGCAGATTATACTAAGATGGCAGAGTACAAAATGGGTTTTTGGAAATGCCCTTACCATAATGTCAGAGCGTGCTTTGAGATTATGGAACGGATTGAACAAATAAAAAGCAAATAG
- a CDS encoding glycosidase codes for MEFSSRLEMLSQVKTTLFSKKNEVVQPGNGIYEKYKYPVVTADHAPLHWEYDLDPATNPYLMKRFAINATFNAGAIKWNEKYLLVVRVEGADRKSFFAIAESSNGIDGFQFWQHPITMPETSDPDINLYDMRVVAHEDGWIYGIFCTERKDPNAKNGDESSAVAQAGIARTKDLVTWERLPDLQSPSPQQRNVVLHPQFVNGKYFIYTRPQDGFIEAGTGGGIGYGYSETMNPAIVEKEYILDEKRYHTVYEVKNGQGPAPIKTTQGWLHLAHGVRNTAAGLRYVLYMFLTDLNNPQVVTHKPAGYFLAPEGDERVGDVSNVVFSNGWIADPDGRVFIYYGSSDTRMHVATSSIDRLLDYVMHTPADGFRSAASVEVLNHIIARNLNLAHSSIG; via the coding sequence ATGGAATTTAGTTCGAGATTAGAGATGTTGAGCCAGGTCAAAACTACCTTATTCAGTAAAAAGAATGAAGTCGTTCAGCCAGGAAATGGTATTTACGAAAAATATAAATACCCTGTCGTCACCGCTGATCATGCTCCACTCCATTGGGAGTACGATCTGGATCCTGCGACCAATCCCTATTTGATGAAAAGATTTGCCATCAACGCGACTTTCAATGCGGGTGCAATAAAATGGAACGAAAAATATCTCTTGGTGGTGCGCGTAGAAGGAGCTGACAGGAAATCATTTTTTGCCATCGCCGAGAGTTCGAATGGAATCGACGGGTTCCAGTTTTGGCAGCATCCGATCACCATGCCTGAGACGAGTGACCCTGATATCAATCTGTACGATATGCGTGTGGTTGCACATGAAGATGGTTGGATCTATGGCATCTTTTGTACGGAAAGAAAAGATCCAAATGCAAAAAATGGAGACGAGTCTTCTGCAGTCGCACAAGCTGGCATCGCTCGAACCAAGGACCTGGTCACCTGGGAGCGCCTGCCTGATCTGCAATCGCCATCACCACAACAACGCAATGTAGTCCTGCATCCTCAATTTGTCAATGGCAAATATTTTATCTATACCCGACCTCAGGATGGGTTTATTGAAGCAGGTACCGGAGGGGGTATCGGTTATGGATATTCTGAGACGATGAATCCGGCTATTGTAGAAAAGGAGTACATCCTGGATGAAAAACGCTACCATACCGTGTACGAAGTAAAAAATGGCCAGGGACCGGCTCCCATCAAAACGACCCAAGGCTGGTTGCACCTTGCACATGGAGTTCGAAATACGGCAGCTGGCTTAAGGTATGTATTGTATATGTTCCTGACGGATCTTAATAATCCTCAGGTAGTCACGCACAAACCAGCCGGTTATTTTCTTGCACCGGAAGGAGATGAGCGCGTGGGCGATGTCAGTAATGTTGTTTTCTCCAATGGTTGGATTGCTGATCCGGATGGTAGGGTGTTTATATATTATGGATCTTCAGATACGCGCATGCATGTAGCGACTAGCAGCATTGATCGTTTGCTGGATTATGTGATGCATACTCCGGCAGATGGTTTTAGATCTGCAGCCTCGGTAGAGGTATTAAATCATATCATCGCTCGCAATTTGAATTTGGCACATTCATCCATTGGGTAA
- a CDS encoding beta-mannosidase, giving the protein MTSIGQVDRKATKETRALYQHLFDLRTKGVMFGHQDALAYGLNADLTRWIGGVNHSDIMTITGAHPAVVGHDLGHLELGQERNLDEVPFNSMRQSILQVYKNGGINTLSWHPNNPLDLSKTTWDKMDSTIEKVLNNRKHLKAYKKILSKLATYIKSLKGPEGELIPVIFRPYHEHTGSWFWWGAAHCTADEYKAFWQMTVDYLIRKKKVHNILYAYSTDNFNSEEHYLERFPGDDYVDILGFDTYHRNAPFSDSVFIANTKRMVATIKKLGTEKNKLYAITETGLERVTENDWWTRIVYPIISDSGLSYILVWRNGRPDHFYAPYPGHSSQEDFIRFFNLPGTLFEKDLDNLYH; this is encoded by the coding sequence ATGACATCTATTGGCCAGGTTGATCGTAAAGCGACCAAAGAGACCAGGGCACTCTACCAACATCTGTTTGACTTGCGTACCAAAGGAGTCATGTTTGGTCACCAGGATGCACTGGCATATGGGCTTAATGCTGACTTAACAAGATGGATTGGTGGCGTCAATCATTCTGACATCATGACCATTACAGGGGCACACCCCGCCGTGGTGGGACATGATCTTGGGCACCTGGAGCTGGGGCAGGAAAGAAACCTCGACGAGGTGCCCTTCAATAGCATGCGTCAATCGATCCTGCAAGTGTATAAAAATGGAGGCATCAACACGCTCAGTTGGCATCCCAACAATCCGCTGGATCTATCTAAAACTACCTGGGATAAAATGGATAGCACGATAGAGAAGGTCCTGAATAATAGAAAGCACCTAAAAGCATATAAAAAAATTCTGAGCAAACTCGCCACTTATATTAAAAGCTTAAAGGGTCCAGAAGGAGAATTGATACCTGTCATTTTCAGACCCTACCATGAGCATACCGGTAGTTGGTTTTGGTGGGGAGCTGCTCATTGTACAGCAGATGAGTATAAAGCTTTTTGGCAGATGACGGTCGACTATCTGATCAGAAAAAAGAAGGTCCATAATATTTTGTATGCTTACTCTACTGATAATTTTAACAGCGAAGAGCATTATTTGGAGCGATTTCCAGGAGATGACTATGTAGATATCCTGGGATTTGATACCTATCATCGCAATGCGCCTTTTTCAGACTCTGTTTTTATAGCCAATACAAAACGCATGGTGGCTACCATAAAAAAATTAGGTACTGAAAAAAACAAACTGTATGCTATCACGGAGACGGGACTTGAACGAGTGACAGAAAATGATTGGTGGACCCGTATCGTCTATCCTATCATCTCTGATTCTGGTTTAAGTTATATCCTGGTATGGCGCAATGGTCGACCAGATCATTTTTATGCACCTTACCCCGGGCATAGCAGTCAGGAGGATTTTATTCGATTTTTTAACTTGCCAGGTACCTTGTTTGAAAAAGACTTAGACAACTTATATCATTAA
- a CDS encoding methyltransferase domain-containing protein — protein sequence MKDKIVSSTAALNADFWNNKYLNHTTGWDLGAVSPPLKAYIDSLDNKDLAILIPGAGNAYEATYLADQGFKNITIIDIAPSLIADLRSRTSHQSQIHIIEGDFFAHQGQYELILEQTFFCALDPGLRRRYIDHMHELLQQGGLLAGVLFNRYFDQAGPPFGGDLEEYQKLFSSKFEIKKMELCNNSHPAREGSELFIECKKG from the coding sequence ATGAAAGATAAAATTGTATCATCGACAGCTGCTCTCAATGCAGATTTTTGGAACAATAAGTATTTAAACCATACTACGGGCTGGGATCTTGGGGCCGTATCTCCCCCCTTAAAGGCATATATAGATAGCCTGGATAATAAAGACCTTGCTATATTGATCCCAGGGGCCGGCAACGCCTATGAAGCTACTTACCTGGCAGATCAAGGATTTAAAAACATCACCATCATAGATATAGCTCCATCACTTATCGCCGATCTCAGGTCACGGACCAGCCATCAATCACAAATTCATATCATCGAAGGAGATTTTTTTGCACATCAAGGCCAGTATGAGTTGATTCTCGAACAAACCTTTTTTTGTGCATTGGATCCTGGTCTGAGAAGAAGGTATATCGACCATATGCACGAATTACTCCAACAGGGAGGACTGCTTGCCGGCGTATTATTCAATCGATATTTTGACCAGGCAGGACCACCATTTGGAGGTGACCTGGAGGAATACCAGAAACTATTCAGTTCAAAATTTGAAATTAAGAAAATGGAGCTTTGTAATAACTCGCATCCTGCCCGTGAAGGTTCAGAGCTTTTTATCGAATGCAAAAAGGGTTAG
- a CDS encoding RNA polymerase sigma factor → MSQQQQKEIKITNWFAEYGNRVLRFIKSKIGDLEEAEDISQEVWYQLSRQDELDDIEQISSWLFTAANNRVINFYKKKKTIPFSSLEKPDLGDEDGDEISEGLSFNEWAEASLPSEILESQEFWDLLQKLLLKLPPEQREVFIENEMNDVSFREMSEKSGVSINTLLARKSYAVKRLKKEFENLFND, encoded by the coding sequence ATGAGCCAGCAACAACAAAAAGAAATAAAAATAACCAATTGGTTTGCCGAATATGGCAACCGTGTGCTGAGGTTCATCAAATCAAAAATAGGGGATCTTGAAGAGGCTGAAGATATATCCCAGGAGGTTTGGTATCAGCTATCACGCCAGGATGAACTGGATGATATTGAACAGATCAGCAGCTGGCTTTTTACTGCAGCCAATAACAGAGTGATTAATTTTTATAAAAAGAAAAAGACCATTCCTTTTAGCTCACTTGAAAAACCTGATTTGGGTGATGAAGATGGTGATGAGATAAGCGAAGGGCTATCCTTTAACGAATGGGCAGAAGCAAGTCTGCCTTCTGAAATACTGGAAAGCCAGGAGTTTTGGGATTTACTTCAAAAATTATTACTAAAATTACCACCTGAACAAAGGGAAGTATTCATCGAAAACGAAATGAATGATGTAAGCTTTAGAGAGATGTCTGAGAAATCAGGCGTATCCATCAATACTTTGCTGGCTCGTAAAAGTTATGCAGTAAAAAGATTAAAAAAAGAGTTTGAAAACCTATTTAATGACTAA
- a CDS encoding RidA family protein — protein sequence MHVITTPSMPKANGHYSQCIAHYGILYLSGQLPIDPISKNIPATIEEQTDLTLQKIEVILKEAGSSKNNILQTRVYIADVALWAQVNDRYALFFGDHKPARCIVPVPTLHYGCLIEIEATAVLPDAVGLQSRS from the coding sequence ATGCATGTCATCACCACACCCTCTATGCCAAAAGCCAATGGGCATTACTCACAATGTATAGCTCACTACGGAATATTATATTTATCTGGTCAGTTACCTATCGATCCAATTTCAAAAAACATTCCTGCCACTATCGAGGAGCAAACTGATCTGACCTTACAGAAGATCGAAGTCATCCTCAAGGAAGCCGGGAGCTCTAAAAACAATATATTACAAACAAGGGTCTATATCGCTGATGTAGCATTGTGGGCCCAGGTAAACGATCGTTATGCGCTCTTTTTTGGAGACCATAAGCCTGCAAGGTGTATTGTCCCAGTGCCTACCCTGCATTATGGATGTTTGATAGAGATAGAGGCAACTGCAGTATTACCTGATGCTGTTGGATTACAAAGTAGATCCTAA
- a CDS encoding cytochrome-c peroxidase — translation MVTFFKKYASSGWKIEKKYICCFLIPFILLLIVQCTNPEPEKRQILPEKSQKRKNFDYLSLFIALPQNVKSPSDNAQSPEKVQLGKLLFYDPILSGEKDVACATCHHPSNGYAEYRDLSIGSNGRGLGSKRVFNKPNKIPLVKRNAPTILNVAFNGINTTNQYTPESAPMFWDLRINSLESQALLPILTYEEMRGTHFSEDQILSEIIKRLKNIPKYVSLFKAAYGGSGDINAENIAKSIAAFERTLITPNTRFDRFLRGDADAISLAEKEGFRLFKKVGCGNCHNGPMFSDYQPHILGVPKNPELLEMDKGIKDTYAFRTASLRNLRFTAPYMHNGSFNSLKEVLEFYEDMADGKSRLEEVTKQQFDPLISELKLSVKEMEPIISFLNSLNDADYDKSIPTSVPSGLNIAGNIKP, via the coding sequence ATGGTCACCTTCTTTAAAAAATATGCTTCTTCAGGTTGGAAAATAGAGAAAAAATACATCTGCTGCTTTTTGATTCCATTTATCCTTTTATTAATTGTGCAATGCACCAATCCTGAACCGGAAAAAAGGCAGATACTACCTGAGAAATCACAAAAAAGGAAAAATTTTGACTATTTAAGTCTATTTATTGCTCTACCCCAAAATGTAAAATCACCAAGCGATAACGCCCAAAGTCCAGAAAAGGTACAATTGGGAAAATTACTTTTTTACGATCCAATTTTATCTGGTGAAAAGGATGTGGCATGTGCTACTTGTCATCACCCTTCTAATGGTTATGCAGAATATAGAGATTTATCCATTGGTTCAAATGGCAGAGGCCTGGGTAGCAAGCGTGTTTTTAATAAACCCAATAAAATCCCTTTGGTCAAACGAAATGCACCCACCATACTTAATGTTGCTTTTAATGGAATTAATACAACAAATCAGTATACCCCTGAGAGTGCGCCGATGTTTTGGGATTTGCGCATAAATAGCCTTGAAAGTCAAGCTTTACTACCTATATTAACCTACGAAGAAATGAGAGGTACTCATTTTTCCGAGGATCAAATATTAAGTGAGATTATAAAAAGGTTGAAAAATATTCCAAAGTATGTGTCTCTATTCAAAGCTGCCTATGGAGGTTCCGGTGATATTAATGCCGAAAACATAGCGAAATCTATTGCTGCATTCGAAAGAACTTTGATAACCCCTAATACTCGATTTGATAGGTTTTTGCGCGGCGACGCAGACGCTATTTCATTGGCAGAAAAAGAAGGATTCCGTTTGTTTAAAAAGGTAGGTTGTGGTAATTGTCACAATGGCCCCATGTTTTCTGATTACCAGCCTCATATATTGGGAGTTCCTAAAAACCCTGAATTATTAGAAATGGATAAAGGGATAAAAGATACCTATGCATTTCGAACGGCTAGCTTGAGAAACCTTCGGTTTACGGCGCCCTATATGCATAATGGAAGTTTTAATAGTTTAAAAGAGGTATTGGAGTTTTATGAAGATATGGCAGATGGTAAAAGCCGACTTGAAGAGGTAACCAAACAGCAATTTGATCCATTGATCAGCGAGTTAAAATTGAGTGTAAAAGAAATGGAGCCTATTATTTCATTTTTAAACTCTTTAAATGATGCGGACTACGATAAAAGTATTCCCACATCTGTTCCCAGCGGATTGAATATAGCTGGAAATATTAAACCGTAA
- a CDS encoding aldehyde dehydrogenase family protein gives MTKKIGISFTGTNFHHYWSWITSQDLGDDLELMLLSFEKNNREDIYQCDGFILTGGIDVHPGFYQGSLDYKNKPVDHELDRDYFEAEIFQYALLNNLPLLGICRGMQLVNVLQGGRLIQDLDHKNVRHRSEGTDKEHTIITDHDTLLYKVAGTSSGHVNSAHHQSIDPLALGENLRVNTYDDDEEKIIEGLEFDDKTDKPWMLCVQWHPERMFQKQQNPYSENIKQHFLTAIRKTNMKKLPIINPATEELITTLNEDTPESLLKKFDLLKSAQAAWSELPLDERIRILKQFAVLLADHIEHLAAILTSEVGKPLSQSRNEINGARSRIQWLTDHAVQYLSEEIMSRGDSMVEKIVYEPLGVICNISAWNYPYLVGINVIVPALLGGNAVMYKPSEHAVLTGLEIEKLLKEAGLPPSVFQVAIGAAEVGDNLLDLPFDGYYFTGSSKTGQYIYEKVAKKMVPCQCELGGKDPLYVADDVGDIKAVAAGTADGAFYNNGQSCCAVERIYVHEKIYESYVDEFVKEVQSWRSGAPTEDGIYFGPLSRKEQLAFLENQIKDAVSKGASILTGGKKVEGPGYFFEPTVLVDVDHTMDLMRSESFGPVIGIMKVQDDAEAIHLMQDTAYGLTASVYSADQSRAEKILHQINAGTGYWNCCDRVSAALPWSGRNRSGFGVTLSHAGLRAFTKVKGYHLRK, from the coding sequence ATGACAAAGAAAATCGGGATCTCTTTTACCGGGACTAATTTTCATCATTATTGGTCATGGATTACCTCCCAGGACTTAGGGGATGATCTCGAATTGATGCTTCTATCCTTTGAAAAAAACAATAGGGAAGATATCTATCAATGTGACGGATTTATTCTCACAGGGGGCATCGATGTACATCCCGGTTTTTATCAGGGCTCTTTGGATTATAAGAACAAGCCCGTCGATCATGAACTGGATAGAGATTATTTTGAAGCAGAGATTTTTCAATATGCCCTATTGAATAATTTGCCTTTGCTCGGTATTTGCAGAGGCATGCAATTAGTCAATGTATTGCAGGGAGGCCGATTGATTCAGGATCTTGATCATAAGAATGTCAGGCACCGGAGTGAAGGCACGGACAAAGAGCACACCATCATAACAGATCATGATACTTTACTCTATAAAGTAGCAGGTACATCTTCCGGTCATGTAAACAGTGCACATCATCAATCCATCGACCCTCTAGCACTTGGGGAAAATCTTAGAGTCAATACGTATGATGACGATGAAGAAAAAATAATAGAAGGCCTGGAGTTTGATGATAAAACCGATAAACCCTGGATGCTCTGCGTGCAATGGCATCCTGAAAGAATGTTTCAAAAACAACAAAATCCTTATTCTGAAAACATCAAACAACATTTTTTGACCGCCATCAGAAAAACCAATATGAAAAAACTACCTATCATCAACCCAGCTACAGAAGAATTAATCACTACGCTCAATGAAGATACCCCTGAAAGTCTGCTCAAAAAATTTGACTTATTAAAATCAGCCCAAGCAGCCTGGAGCGAGCTACCTCTGGACGAAAGAATTCGTATTTTAAAACAATTTGCGGTTTTGTTGGCAGATCACATTGAACACCTTGCAGCCATACTTACTTCTGAAGTGGGAAAACCACTCAGCCAGTCTCGCAATGAAATCAACGGAGCCAGGTCCCGGATTCAATGGTTGACAGACCATGCAGTACAATATTTATCAGAAGAGATCATGAGCCGTGGTGATAGCATGGTAGAGAAAATAGTCTATGAACCACTGGGCGTCATTTGTAATATTTCTGCATGGAACTATCCCTATCTCGTAGGCATCAATGTGATTGTACCTGCTTTATTAGGAGGTAATGCCGTGATGTATAAACCATCAGAACATGCCGTGCTAACCGGACTAGAAATAGAAAAACTGCTCAAGGAAGCAGGGTTACCACCCTCAGTATTTCAAGTCGCTATCGGCGCTGCTGAAGTGGGCGACAACTTACTCGACCTGCCATTTGACGGCTACTATTTTACAGGCTCCAGCAAAACAGGACAATATATTTACGAAAAAGTGGCTAAAAAAATGGTGCCCTGCCAATGTGAGCTCGGTGGCAAAGATCCCCTCTATGTAGCCGATGATGTCGGCGATATCAAAGCAGTAGCCGCAGGCACCGCGGATGGTGCTTTTTACAATAACGGGCAGAGCTGTTGTGCTGTCGAACGAATCTATGTGCATGAAAAAATATACGAGTCCTACGTAGATGAGTTTGTAAAAGAAGTGCAATCCTGGCGATCCGGTGCACCTACAGAAGACGGTATTTACTTTGGTCCGTTGAGCAGAAAAGAACAGCTAGCCTTTTTAGAGAATCAAATCAAAGATGCTGTAAGTAAAGGTGCTTCCATCCTTACCGGTGGCAAAAAAGTAGAAGGACCGGGTTATTTTTTCGAACCCACTGTCCTGGTCGATGTAGATCATACCATGGACCTCATGCGATCAGAATCTTTTGGACCAGTGATAGGCATCATGAAAGTACAAGATGACGCCGAAGCCATCCATCTGATGCAGGATACTGCGTATGGACTCACCGCCTCAGTCTATAGCGCCGATCAAAGCCGTGCTGAAAAAATATTGCATCAGATCAATGCCGGCACCGGCTATTGGAATTGTTGTGATCGGGTGAGTGCCGCCTTACCCTGGAGTGGCAGGAATCGATCAGGCTTTGGGGTCACCTTGTCTCATGCAGGTTTGAGGGCTTTTACCAAAGTGAAAGGGTATCATTTGAGGAAATAG